One Polynucleobacter necessarius genomic window, CAATTGCACATTGTTCGGTATTTCAAATGGCTGTTCCCCATAAAGATGGAGATGCTCTGCATGGCCATGAGTGAGAATGACATCCACTTCAATACCCAAGTTGCCCAGGTCTAGCAACCATTTACGCAATGGCGCGCCGGGATAACAGAAAATGCTGATACGTTTCGCGCCTGCACGTAACTTAGACCATGCATCTTGTAGATCTACAGGAGTACGCTTGGCAATCGCTTCACCTACAGGTGGGACTGGGTCAATCAGAATTCCGCCAACATCTCGTTGAAATCCTGGAAAGAAAAAATACTTTGATATCCCATGGGATTGGGGGGAGGGCTTTGCATGAAAGTCTACGATCCAGGGCTCTGCGCTGAGATATTCAAGGTTAATGATGATGGGTTTTACGGATGCAATAAACAGTCCTGCAAGGTAGCGCTCTGGTAACTCACACCCAAAGGCCTCGATGACAACATCGGGTGTCCGTACAGGGTGTTTGGCATTGCTGTAGCTGGCCTCCCAGGGTTGTAAATCAATTTTCTGTTTAATTGCGGGATCAACACCAGAAGCGAGTAAATTGAGGGTGGGGAGATCGTCGCAAAAAATGCGCACCTCTTGGCCGTGAAGACTTGATAAGCTTCTCGCTAGACGCCAGCAAACACCGGCATCCCCATAGTTGTCTACGATTTGGCAGAAAATATCCCAACGCATGAGTAATTCGCTTTTTGAAACCCTTCAGCAGGATGTTAAACGGCTACCCGGATTGCCGGGGGTATATCGCTTTTTTGATGAAGCGGGAAATATTTTGTATGTGGGCAAAGCACGCAACCTTAAAAAGCGGGTATCCAGTTATTTTCAGAGTAAGCAACTATCGCCTCGAATCGCATTGATGGTGGGCAAAATTGCTCGTTATGAAATAACAGTAACACGGACCGAAACGGAAGCCCTTATTCTAGAGAATAATCTCATTAAAGAGTTGGCGCCACCATTTAATATTCTTTTTCGTGATGACAAGTCCTACCCTTATGTCATGCTCACCGGCCATGAATTTCCCCGCCTAGCCTCCTATCGTGGCAAGGTCGATAAACGAAACCAGTACTTTGGACCATTTCCGAATAGTTGGGCAGTGCGCAATAGCGTGCAGATATTACAAAAAGTCTTCCGCCTGAAAACATGCGAGGATTCCGTTTTTAAGAATCGTAGCCGTCCATGTTTGCTACATCAGATTCATCGCTGTAGCGCACCTTGTGTGGGGCGATTAAGTGCCCAGCAGTACGGGCAAGACGTGGCGCAGGCT contains:
- the earP gene encoding elongation factor P maturation arginine rhamnosyltransferase EarP — protein: MRWDIFCQIVDNYGDAGVCWRLARSLSSLHGQEVRIFCDDLPTLNLLASGVDPAIKQKIDLQPWEASYSNAKHPVRTPDVVIEAFGCELPERYLAGLFIASVKPIIINLEYLSAEPWIVDFHAKPSPQSHGISKYFFFPGFQRDVGGILIDPVPPVGEAIAKRTPVDLQDAWSKLRAGAKRISIFCYPGAPLRKWLLDLGNLGIEVDVILTHGHAEHLHLYGEQPFEIPNNVQLISIPFVSQDHYDWVLSQCDFNIVRGEDSFIRAQLVGKPFIWHIYPQEDRAHEVKLAAFLDLYLADASQELRLAIIAAMTWAMPSEWLDLLDPWGTHAKEWRAQLLQNQGDGDLVTRLLRFVS